In Devosia sp. XK-2, one DNA window encodes the following:
- the rpsS gene encoding 30S ribosomal protein S19, producing MTRSIWKGPFVDGYLLKKAEKAQSSGRNDVVKIWSRRSTILPQFVGITFGVHNGQKHVPVLVTEEMIGHKFGEFAPTRTYYGHAADKKAKRK from the coding sequence ATGACCCGTTCGATTTGGAAGGGCCCGTTCGTAGACGGCTACCTGCTCAAGAAGGCCGAGAAGGCCCAGTCCTCTGGCCGCAACGATGTGGTCAAGATCTGGTCCCGTCGCTCGACCATTCTGCCGCAGTTCGTCGGCATCACGTTCGGCGTGCACAATGGCCAGAAGCATGTTCCGGTGCTCGTCACTGAGGAAATGATCGGCCACAAGTTTGGCGAGTTCGCGCCGACCCGTACCTATTACGGTCACGCGGCCGACAAGAAGGCCAAGAGGAAGTAA
- the rplN gene encoding 50S ribosomal protein L14, with amino-acid sequence MIQMQSNLDVADNSGARRVMCIKVLGGSHRKYASVGDIIVVSVKDAIPRGRVKKGQVMKAVVVRTATDIRRPDGTVIRFDKNAAVLLNNQKEPIGTRIFGPVPRELRAKNQMKIISLAPEVL; translated from the coding sequence ATGATCCAGATGCAGTCCAATCTCGACGTCGCGGACAATTCCGGCGCTCGTCGTGTCATGTGCATCAAGGTGCTGGGCGGTTCGCATCGAAAATACGCCTCGGTCGGCGACATTATCGTCGTTTCGGTCAAGGACGCTATTCCGCGCGGCCGCGTCAAAAAGGGCCAGGTGATGAAGGCCGTGGTGGTTCGCACCGCAACCGACATCCGCCGTCCCGACGGCACCGTCATCCGTTTCGACAAGAACGCCGCCGTTCTTCTGAACAATCAGAAGGAGCCGATCGGCACCCGCATCTTCGGACCGGTTCCGCGCGAACTCCGCGCCAAGAACCAGATGAAGATCATTTCGCTTGCCCCAGAGGTGCTGTAA
- the rpmD gene encoding 50S ribosomal protein L30 — protein MAKAKTIVVQQVGSPIRREKSQRATLIGLGLNKMNKQRELVDTPEVRGMINKIPHLVRVVGE, from the coding sequence ATGGCAAAAGCTAAGACCATCGTTGTCCAGCAGGTCGGTTCGCCGATCCGCCGTGAAAAGAGCCAGCGCGCGACCCTGATCGGTCTCGGGCTCAACAAGATGAACAAGCAGCGTGAGCTGGTTGATACGCCCGAAGTGCGCGGCATGATCAACAAGATCCCGCATCTCGTCCGCGTTGTCGGCGAGTAA
- the secY gene encoding preprotein translocase subunit SecY, translated as MASAAEQLARNLSFSTFSKAKALQQRIWFTLGALLVYRLGTFIPVPGIDPDAFRATFEQSQQGIIGMFNMFAGGAVERMAIFALNLIPYITASIVVQVIATASPRLEALKKEGEAGRRKMNQYTRYLAVLFCAVQAYGIAVGLEGSQGVVLNPGWFFRISTVITLVGGTMFLMWLGEQITARGVGNGISLIIFAGIVANLPSTVAQTLELARTGAIPALAGLGMLVLALVVIAVIIFFERAQRRLLIQYPKRQVGNKMFQGDTSHLPLKLNTSGVIPVIFGSSLLLLPATIASFAAQGNAPAWLTTVTALLGRGQPLYLALFAFFIIFFAFFYTAIVFNPSETADNLKRSGGFIPGIRPGERTAQHIDYVLTRITVVGAIYLTVVALIPEVLFSQLAVSQFIGGTSLLIMVTVTLDTITQIQSHLVAQQYEGLLKKSRLGGGKRR; from the coding sequence ATGGCGTCCGCAGCCGAACAGCTGGCACGTAATCTCAGTTTCTCGACCTTTTCCAAGGCGAAAGCCCTTCAGCAGCGCATCTGGTTCACTCTCGGAGCGCTGCTTGTTTATCGTTTGGGCACATTCATTCCTGTTCCGGGAATCGACCCCGACGCGTTCCGCGCGACTTTCGAACAGTCGCAGCAAGGCATTATCGGCATGTTCAACATGTTTGCCGGTGGTGCCGTGGAGCGTATGGCGATCTTCGCGCTGAACCTGATCCCCTACATTACTGCATCTATCGTGGTGCAAGTGATCGCTACAGCGTCCCCCCGTCTTGAGGCCCTCAAGAAGGAAGGGGAGGCCGGGCGCCGCAAGATGAACCAATATACCCGCTATCTGGCCGTGCTGTTCTGCGCGGTTCAGGCCTATGGCATTGCCGTGGGCCTCGAGGGTAGCCAGGGCGTCGTGCTCAATCCGGGCTGGTTCTTCCGCATTTCGACGGTGATCACCCTGGTTGGTGGCACCATGTTCCTGATGTGGCTGGGTGAGCAGATCACCGCGCGCGGCGTCGGTAATGGTATTTCGCTGATCATCTTTGCGGGTATCGTGGCCAATCTGCCCTCGACCGTGGCGCAGACGCTCGAACTGGCCCGCACGGGCGCCATTCCAGCTCTGGCCGGTCTCGGCATGCTGGTTCTGGCCCTGGTGGTGATCGCCGTGATCATCTTCTTCGAGCGCGCCCAGCGCCGGCTGCTGATCCAGTATCCGAAGCGCCAGGTTGGCAACAAGATGTTCCAGGGCGACACGTCGCACCTGCCGCTCAAGCTGAATACGTCGGGTGTTATTCCGGTGATTTTCGGTTCGTCCCTGCTGCTGCTGCCGGCAACTATCGCTTCGTTCGCCGCGCAGGGTAATGCGCCGGCCTGGCTGACGACGGTTACGGCGCTGCTGGGCCGCGGGCAGCCGCTTTATCTGGCGCTATTCGCGTTCTTCATCATCTTCTTTGCCTTCTTTTATACGGCCATCGTGTTCAACCCGAGCGAGACGGCGGACAATCTGAAGCGTTCCGGCGGTTTCATCCCGGGCATCCGTCCGGGCGAACGGACCGCGCAGCATATCGACTATGTGCTGACCCGCATCACCGTTGTCGGCGCCATCTATCTGACGGTCGTGGCGTTGATCCCGGAAGTGCTGTTCAGCCAATTGGCAGTCAGCCAGTTTATCGGCGGTACCTCGCTGCTGATCATGGTGACGGTGACGCTGGACACGATCACGCAGATCCAGAGCCATCTGGTGGCCCAGCAATATGAGGGGCTGCTCAAGAAATCCCGTCTTGGAGGAGGCAAGCGTCGATGA
- the rpsQ gene encoding 30S ribosomal protein S17, with protein MPKRVLQGTVVSDANDKTIVVRVERRFTHPLLKKTVRRSKKYHAHDENNVAKVGQTVWIEETAPISKNKRWALVPSA; from the coding sequence ATGCCAAAGCGCGTTTTGCAGGGGACCGTTGTCTCCGACGCCAATGACAAGACCATCGTGGTTCGTGTCGAGCGCCGTTTCACCCATCCGCTTCTGAAGAAGACCGTGCGTCGTTCCAAGAAGTATCACGCCCACGACGAAAACAACGTGGCGAAGGTCGGTCAGACCGTGTGGATCGAGGAAACCGCGCCGATTTCGAAGAACAAGCGCTGGGCGCTGGTTCCGTCTGCGTAA
- the rplO gene encoding 50S ribosomal protein L15 — protein MTRLNELRDNPGANKTRVRIGRGIGSGVGKTGGRGGKGQTARAGVAINGFEGGQMPLHMRMPKRGFNAWNPKDFNEVRIDRIQAYIDSGKLDAKGVVDAAALIAAGVIRRAKDGVRLIGSEGFSAKKVTFKVDYATKGAAAAIEAAGGKLDLIPVKETWKKAPRAE, from the coding sequence ATGACTCGTTTGAACGAACTTCGCGATAATCCCGGAGCCAACAAGACCCGCGTCCGTATCGGCCGTGGTATCGGCTCGGGCGTCGGCAAGACCGGTGGTCGCGGTGGCAAGGGCCAGACGGCTCGCGCCGGTGTGGCTATCAACGGCTTTGAAGGCGGCCAGATGCCCCTTCACATGCGTATGCCCAAGCGCGGCTTCAACGCCTGGAACCCGAAGGACTTCAATGAAGTCCGCATCGACCGCATCCAGGCCTATATCGACAGCGGCAAGCTCGACGCCAAGGGTGTTGTGGACGCTGCTGCCCTAATCGCGGCCGGTGTCATTCGTCGCGCCAAGGACGGTGTCCGTCTGATCGGTTCGGAAGGTTTCTCGGCCAAGAAGGTTACCTTCAAGGTCGATTACGCCACCAAGGGCGCTGCTGCCGCCATTGAGGCTGCAGGCGGCAAGCTTGACCTTATCCCGGTCAAGGAGACCTGGAAGAAGGCCCCACGCGCCGAGTAA
- the rplR gene encoding 50S ribosomal protein L18, whose product MAISAKGAERRKARVRKALKARAFGRPRLSVFRSDKNIYAQIIDDTTGRTLAAASTLEKDVRGSFKNGGNAEAAVAVGKLIAERGVKAGVGEVVFDRGAYIYHGRVKALADAAREGGLQF is encoded by the coding sequence ATGGCTATTTCTGCAAAAGGTGCGGAACGCCGCAAGGCCCGTGTCCGCAAGGCGCTCAAGGCTCGTGCCTTTGGTCGTCCCCGTCTCAGCGTTTTCCGCTCGGACAAGAATATTTACGCCCAGATCATCGACGACACCACCGGCCGCACGCTGGCCGCTGCCTCGACCCTGGAAAAGGACGTGCGCGGTTCGTTCAAGAACGGTGGCAATGCCGAAGCGGCCGTGGCCGTTGGCAAGCTGATCGCCGAGCGTGGCGTTAAGGCTGGTGTCGGCGAAGTCGTGTTCGACCGTGGCGCCTATATCTATCATGGCCGTGTTAAGGCCCTTGCAGATGCTGCCCGTGAGGGCGGCCTGCAGTTCTAA
- the rplE gene encoding 50S ribosomal protein L5 — protein MAETAYIPRLRTEYDNTIKAALREQFAYKNVMELPRLDKIVLNMGVGEAVNDTKKVKSAADQLELIAGQKPVITHARKSIAGFKVRENMPLGVKVTLRKTRMYEFLDRLVNIALPRVRDFRGLNPNAFDGRGNYAMGIKEHIIFPEINYDQIDQVWGMDIVVCTTAKTDDEARALLKAFNFPFRQ, from the coding sequence ATGGCTGAGACCGCTTACATTCCGCGTCTCCGGACCGAATATGACAATACGATCAAGGCCGCGCTGCGTGAGCAGTTTGCCTACAAGAACGTCATGGAGCTGCCGCGCCTTGACAAGATCGTGCTGAACATGGGCGTTGGCGAAGCCGTCAACGACACCAAGAAGGTGAAGTCTGCTGCCGACCAGCTCGAGCTGATCGCCGGTCAGAAGCCCGTCATCACGCATGCCCGCAAGTCGATCGCCGGCTTCAAGGTTCGCGAGAACATGCCGCTTGGCGTCAAGGTCACGCTGCGCAAGACGCGCATGTATGAATTCCTGGACCGCCTGGTGAATATCGCCCTGCCGCGCGTCCGCGACTTCCGCGGCCTCAACCCGAACGCCTTTGACGGCCGTGGCAATTATGCCATGGGCATCAAGGAACACATCATCTTCCCCGAGATCAACTACGATCAGATCGATCAGGTTTGGGGCATGGACATCGTGGTTTGCACCACGGCCAAGACCGATGATGAGGCGCGTGCGCTTCTCAAGGCTTTCAACTTCCCGTTCCGCCAGTAA
- the rpsE gene encoding 30S ribosomal protein S5 — MSRDVQERESEFVDRLVHINRVAKVVKGGRRFGFAALVVVGDQKGRVGFGHGKAREVPEAIRKATEQAKRQMIRVPLRDARTLHHDVTGRHGAGKVILRAAVPGTGIIAGGPMRAVFETLGINDIVAKSQGTANPYNMIRATFDALKRVDSPRSVASRRGIKVSELQARRGEAAVEA, encoded by the coding sequence ATGAGCAGAGACGTTCAAGAACGCGAAAGCGAGTTCGTCGATCGCCTGGTCCACATCAACCGTGTGGCCAAGGTTGTGAAGGGCGGCCGTCGCTTCGGTTTTGCGGCGCTCGTCGTTGTCGGCGACCAGAAGGGTCGCGTCGGGTTCGGTCACGGCAAGGCCCGTGAAGTGCCCGAGGCTATCCGCAAGGCAACCGAACAGGCCAAGCGCCAGATGATCCGCGTGCCGCTGCGCGACGCCCGTACGCTTCACCATGATGTCACCGGTCGCCACGGCGCCGGCAAGGTCATCCTGCGTGCAGCCGTTCCGGGTACCGGTATCATCGCCGGTGGTCCGATGCGCGCCGTCTTCGAGACGCTGGGTATCAACGACATCGTTGCCAAGTCGCAGGGTACTGCGAACCCCTACAACATGATCCGCGCCACCTTCGATGCGCTCAAGCGCGTCGACAGCCCCCGTTCGGTGGCTTCGCGTCGCGGTATCAAGGTTTCGGAACTCCAGGCTCGCCGCGGCGAGGCTGCAGTGGAAGCCTGA
- the rplX gene encoding 50S ribosomal protein L24, with protein MAAKIKKGDKVVVLAGKDKGKTGQVLSVIPSETRAIVQGINLVRRHQKQTASNDAGIFTKEAPIHLSNLAVADKDGKPSRVGFQIKDGVKTRVAKTTGDQIDG; from the coding sequence ATGGCCGCCAAGATCAAGAAGGGCGACAAAGTGGTCGTCCTGGCCGGCAAGGACAAGGGCAAGACCGGTCAGGTCCTGTCCGTCATCCCGTCCGAAACCCGCGCGATCGTCCAGGGTATCAACCTGGTTCGTCGCCACCAGAAGCAGACTGCATCGAACGATGCCGGCATCTTCACCAAGGAAGCGCCGATCCATCTTTCGAACCTGGCGGTCGCCGACAAGGATGGCAAGCCGTCCCGCGTCGGTTTCCAGATCAAGGACGGCGTGAAGACCCGCGTCGCCAAGACCACCGGAGATCAGATCGATGGCTGA
- the rplP gene encoding 50S ribosomal protein L16 has protein sequence MLQPKRTKFRKAHKGRIHGEAKGGTTLAFGQYALKATEPERVTARQIEAARRAITREMKRQGRVWIRIFPDLPVSKKPTEVRMGKGKGSVEYWAARVKPGRIVFEIDGVPEDVAKEALRLGAMKLPITTRIVTRIAD, from the coding sequence ATGCTGCAACCGAAGAGAACCAAGTTCCGCAAGGCCCACAAGGGCCGCATTCACGGCGAAGCCAAGGGTGGCACCACCCTGGCTTTCGGCCAATACGCTCTCAAGGCCACCGAGCCGGAACGCGTTACGGCCCGCCAGATCGAAGCTGCCCGTCGTGCCATCACTCGTGAGATGAAGCGTCAGGGCCGCGTCTGGATCCGGATTTTCCCGGATCTGCCGGTTTCCAAGAAGCCTACCGAAGTCCGTATGGGTAAGGGTAAGGGTTCGGTGGAGTACTGGGCCGCGCGGGTAAAACCGGGTCGTATCGTTTTTGAGATTGACGGCGTACCCGAAGACGTTGCAAAGGAGGCCCTTCGCCTCGGAGCAATGAAGTTGCCGATCACCACGCGTATTGTCACGCGTATTGCCGACTAA
- the rpsH gene encoding 30S ribosomal protein S8, giving the protein MSFSDPIGDMLTRIRNAQERRKNSVTTPASTLRGRVLDVLQSEGFIRGYSETKFENGAAEYEIELKYSDNEGVIRTIERVSRPGRRVYASVKNIPQVANGLGVSILSTPKGVMADHEAKAANVGGEVLCRVF; this is encoded by the coding sequence ATGAGCTTTTCCGATCCTATCGGCGATATGCTGACCCGTATCCGCAACGCTCAGGAGCGTCGCAAGAATTCCGTTACGACTCCGGCTTCGACCCTGCGTGGTCGTGTGCTGGACGTTCTCCAGTCCGAGGGGTTCATCCGCGGCTACTCGGAGACGAAGTTCGAGAACGGTGCCGCCGAGTACGAGATTGAACTCAAGTATTCGGACAATGAGGGCGTTATCCGCACGATCGAGCGCGTTTCGCGTCCCGGCCGCCGCGTTTACGCATCTGTCAAGAACATCCCGCAGGTTGCCAATGGCCTGGGTGTGTCGATCCTCTCCACCCCCAAGGGTGTGATGGCCGACCACGAAGCTAAGGCCGCCAATGTGGGTGGCGAGGTACTCTGCCGCGTCTTCTAA
- the rpsN gene encoding 30S ribosomal protein S14: MAKTSSIEKNKKRAALAKQYADKRAALKATVKNQDTPIEERFKASLKLAELPRNSAKVRIRNRCEVSGRPRGYYRKLKMSRIALRQLGNLGQIPGLVKSSW; encoded by the coding sequence ATGGCAAAGACCAGCTCCATCGAAAAGAACAAGAAGCGCGCCGCTCTGGCCAAGCAGTATGCCGACAAGCGCGCTGCGCTCAAGGCGACCGTGAAGAACCAGGACACTCCCATTGAGGAGCGTTTCAAGGCCAGCCTCAAACTGGCCGAACTGCCGCGCAATTCGGCAAAGGTCCGCATTCGCAACCGTTGCGAAGTGTCGGGTCGCCCGCGTGGTTACTATCGCAAGCTCAAGATGAGCCGTATCGCCCTGCGTCAGCTGGGCAACCTGGGTCAGATCCCGGGTCTGGTGAAGTCGAGCTGGTAA
- the rpmC gene encoding 50S ribosomal protein L29, with product MKASDVRAKTADELKDQLVDLKKEQFNLRFQRATQQLEKPARVREVRRDIARIKTVLGQKNAAK from the coding sequence ATGAAAGCCAGTGATGTGCGGGCCAAGACCGCAGACGAACTGAAAGATCAGCTCGTCGACCTGAAGAAAGAACAGTTCAACCTGCGTTTCCAGCGCGCTACCCAGCAGTTGGAAAAGCCGGCCAGGGTTCGGGAAGTCCGCCGCGATATCGCGCGGATCAAGACCGTCCTCGGCCAAAAGAACGCAGCTAAGTAA
- the rplV gene encoding 50S ribosomal protein L22: MSKPKTERALKDNEAKAVLRMLRISPQKLNLVAQLIRGKKVERALADLEFSHKRISGQVKKVLESAIANAENNHGLDTDALVVAEAYVGNSLVMKRFTARGRGRSSRIEKPFSHLTIVVRQVEEAA; this comes from the coding sequence ATGAGCAAGCCTAAGACTGAGCGCGCTCTCAAGGATAACGAGGCAAAGGCTGTGCTGCGCATGCTGCGCATCAGCCCTCAGAAGCTGAACCTCGTCGCGCAGTTGATCCGTGGCAAGAAGGTCGAGCGGGCCCTGGCCGATCTCGAATTCAGCCACAAGCGCATCTCCGGCCAGGTGAAGAAGGTGCTCGAGAGCGCCATCGCCAACGCCGAAAACAACCACGGCCTGGACACCGACGCTCTTGTCGTTGCTGAAGCCTATGTGGGCAATTCGCTGGTGATGAAGCGCTTCACCGCTCGCGGCCGTGGTCGGTCGTCGCGCATCGAGAAGCCGTTCTCGCACCTGACGATTGTTGTCCGGCAAGTTGAGGAGGCCGCATAA
- the rpsC gene encoding 30S ribosomal protein S3 gives MGQKINPIGFRLGINRTWDSRWFANKGEYGALLQEDLKIRTMLMKDLKAAAVSKIVIERPHRKCRVSIHTARPGIVIGKKGADIDKIRAKVKKFTDSEVHINIVEVRKPETDATLVAQGIAQQLERRVAFRRAMKRAVQTAIRMGAGGIRVNVGGRLGGADIARTEWYREGRVPLHTLRADIDYGTAEAETTYGIIGIKVWIFKGEVLEHDPSAHERRATEGGEGGQRSEREPRRERGDRDRERA, from the coding sequence ATGGGCCAGAAAATCAATCCGATTGGCTTCCGCCTCGGCATCAACCGGACCTGGGACAGCCGTTGGTTCGCCAATAAGGGTGAATATGGCGCGCTGCTTCAGGAAGACCTGAAGATCCGCACCATGCTGATGAAGGATCTGAAGGCCGCTGCGGTTTCCAAGATCGTCATCGAGCGCCCGCACCGCAAGTGCCGCGTGTCGATCCACACTGCCCGTCCGGGTATCGTGATCGGCAAGAAGGGCGCTGACATCGACAAGATCCGCGCCAAGGTGAAGAAGTTCACCGACAGCGAAGTGCACATCAACATCGTTGAAGTGCGCAAGCCGGAAACCGATGCGACGCTGGTTGCCCAGGGCATTGCCCAGCAGTTGGAACGCCGTGTGGCATTCCGTCGCGCCATGAAGCGCGCTGTGCAGACCGCAATCCGCATGGGCGCCGGTGGTATCCGCGTCAATGTCGGTGGTCGTCTCGGCGGCGCTGATATCGCCCGTACCGAATGGTACCGCGAAGGTCGCGTGCCGCTGCACACCCTGCGCGCCGATATCGACTACGGTACTGCCGAAGCCGAAACCACTTACGGCATCATCGGTATCAAGGTCTGGATCTTCAAGGGCGAAGTCCTTGAGCACGATCCCTCGGCCCATGAGCGTCGCGCCACCGAAGGCGGCGAAGGTGGTCAGCGTTCCGAGCGCGAACCGCGCCGTGAACGCGGCGACCGCGATCGCGAACGCGCATAA
- the rplF gene encoding 50S ribosomal protein L6: MSRTGKKPVAPVNGVTVTINGRTVSAKGPKGELSLQLMDIVNVEQGDDGVVVTPANDTREARAAWGTTRALIQNLVTGVSAGFEKKLAIQGVGYRAAMQGKDVKLSLGFSHEVVYEAPQGITLAVPAPTEIVVSGIDKQQVGQVAAEIRGWRPPEPYKGKGVRYADEQVFRKEGKKK; this comes from the coding sequence ATGTCACGTACTGGCAAGAAACCGGTGGCCCCGGTGAACGGCGTCACGGTTACGATCAATGGTCGTACCGTCTCGGCCAAGGGCCCGAAGGGCGAACTGAGCCTGCAGCTCATGGATATCGTCAATGTCGAGCAGGGTGATGACGGCGTTGTCGTCACTCCGGCCAATGACACCCGTGAAGCTCGCGCCGCCTGGGGCACCACCCGCGCGCTGATCCAGAACCTTGTTACCGGTGTGAGCGCCGGCTTCGAGAAGAAGCTTGCGATCCAGGGCGTGGGTTACCGCGCTGCCATGCAGGGCAAGGACGTCAAGCTCTCGCTCGGTTTCAGCCACGAAGTGGTTTATGAAGCTCCCCAGGGTATCACCCTTGCCGTTCCGGCCCCCACCGAGATCGTGGTGTCCGGCATCGACAAGCAGCAGGTTGGCCAGGTCGCGGCCGAGATCCGCGGTTGGCGTCCCCCCGAGCCTTATAAGGGCAAAGGCGTGCGTTACGCCGACGAGCAGGTCTTCCGCAAAGAAGGCAAGAAGAAGTAA